The stretch of DNA cacatgcagaaatcaacaaagaatcgaaaagtattaaatctgtgacaaaaataatatccgctctgtcaaaacgataccgtttgatcagctgctcgtcataaaaaaaaaacaaaaacattgttccgttccctgaacgttcgcgcacgtctctctcgcctcagtgccatcccctgctggcaactcctaaccacttaagacactgtagtggattgtccgaagcttaaacaggcaacaaaagtagtttagtacaacaaatttatttacccattatcagaagtgcaggttgaattgagttggccgtgcagacagaccacatgatactccggagcaaacaagacacacacaagccaaaatcactgtcgagttccggtcttctgccattttttatatgtcttttgtgcgtcatcgttccttatcgactgcgtcaatgtcttttatcttttccctatctgttccataacaactcgaatcctttagacagtcaacacattctgtagacaggttggcacgacttaacattcacttttgtcccactggcacagaataggaaagaaatcaaatgagcgtacattcccattagacatgcaatgtaggtcaaaggtcagaaattctactacaacacCTCTGAAggttaaatatcgtggagagtaggagtgattcttagacttaagaacgttgataaaaagcttttattcttaagtttgagagtaggactaaatttcgcaaattctcaggacttaagtgtaaaatggcactctaagaagcttgataagtacggccccaggtgtctTCGTGGTGAAAGCCACATAGTACACACAAATTACTAATTTAATTAAATAAGgcgggtctgcaccactttttaattgtacacgcagtcttagtagatcacacacacacctttaaatgtcaacattgtttacgtgctgaaagattaatttttgattgtttatcaaaatataactctagatgtcaacattgtgtacgtgctgaaatattcatttatgattgtttatcaaaatataactataaatgtcaacattgtgaatgtgctgaaagattaatttatcattgtttatcaaaatataactagagatgtcaacattgtgtacatgctgaaaaattcatttatgattgtttatcaaaatataactatagatgtcaacattgtgtacgtgctgaaagattaatttatcattgtttatcaaaatataactatagatgtcaacattgtgtatgtgctgaaaaattcatttatgattgtttatcaaaatataactatagatgtcaacattatgtatgtgccgaaagattcatttatgattgtttatcaaaatataactatagatgtcaacattgtgtacatgctaaaaaatgtatttatgattgtttatcaaaatataactatacatgtcaacattgtgtatgtgctgaaatattattTTTGAGAGCGGGTTATAACGCTTAAACTACATCGGAAAGTATGGTGGtggcatagaaatgtttgtcaacattgttatgctccaggcaaaataaatgttgttttatGAAAGTGAAACCTACATTTTATAATTGGCTCAATAATTTAAAATGAtcaattaaatcttggaaaatgattaaaaataccaaagcccttaaattgatttcATTATTGcagaaattatttaaatttgcctgtttgaattTTGTATCTTAtcctattttttttgttattatttattgttattatttttatattctatttgtatttgctttagttTTATTTCCTTTACATGTTTTGAGAAAGACAGTGTTTGTTCAACATGATGGATGTTTGAAATTGTTGAGATTTGTTGACAGTGCCTTGGTTTTtatgtatagaatagaatagaatagaatagaatagaaagtactttattgatccctggcggaaattcagcaccacagtttgctcacaataggtACATTGAGAATATTTAGTATCTTGTCGatataaaagcgctatataaatctaatccattattattattaatattatgtacattgttaaaaaaaaaaaaaaaaatttataaaaaaaaaacattggaaagTTATCGTCCTCTCGGCATCTATGTAAATGTTACCTAGCAACGACAGAGATGCTAAATATCATCAACAGTTATTCTGAAGCTGTTATTATTGCTCTTGATATTACATTGGAATTGTAGGGATAGAGATCACTTAAATGTAAACATGTGATTGAATATGATCCAATCAAGAACTGTACATATTTAGGACCACAAAGCCGTGTCAGATCTTAATTAAACAACTGCAACAAAATGCCGATCAACAGTGTCATCTAGTGGTCTGGGCCATCAGTGGGACAGCACAACATCAGGCGGCAGGGCTCCTTCTTCAAATGTGGTTGGCGTATTCATCGCCGCCGCGTTTGGTTGGCACACAAGCGTAGACGTCTGACACTGCATCCGCTTTGTCCTCCTTCCTCAACTCCTCCGGCCGAAACACCAGCGAGTATTCCACCAGCGAGTATTCCACCTGAGAGGCGCCGCGAGCAGACGTTCCTGTCTTTGGGGTCTTGAGGTTGA from Entelurus aequoreus isolate RoL-2023_Sb linkage group LG01, RoL_Eaeq_v1.1, whole genome shotgun sequence encodes:
- the LOC133633684 gene encoding uncharacterized protein LOC133633684 isoform X2 — protein: MQDNPIYGNLSFVQTSTTALTEIHPPKSTLSPSSLQDQLNSNFDSQCKPSSDCYANLNLKTPKTGTSARGASQVEYSLVEYSLVFRPEELRKEDKADAVSDVYACVPTKRGGDEYANHI